The Candidatus Flexicrinis proximus sequence ATGGTGAATCGATCGAGAGCGTTTTTGAAGACACCGTGACTGCTGAATTGTTCGCTTTCTACGGGACGGCTGGCGATGAAGTCTCCATCACGATGATCCAGGCTGACGACAGCGACCTCGATCCGTATCTTGTCGTTCTCGGCTCCGCCGGCCAGCTCATCGCCATTGACGACGACAGCGGCGAGACCTCGCTTTCCGCAGCCATCACCGATCTTGAACTGCCCGTGGATGGCATTTATCTGATCATTGCCTCCAGCTTCGACTACATCAACGCCATTGGCTCGACCGAGCCGCTTGAGGAAGCGCAGGCCTTCACCATCAGCCTGACCGGCGCAACCATGCCCGGCGAAGAATCCACACAGTACTTTTCGAGCCGCCTTGAACTCGGGGACAGCCACGAAGGCTATTCCACTGAGGATGAGCCCGTCTACTACTACACCCTCGTCTCGCTCGAAGAAGCAGTGGCCATTGATGTAGCTGTGGCCAGCGACGACTTCGATACGCTGGTGATGGTCTTCGGCCCTGGCGGCGGGCGCATCGCCGTCAACGATGACAACGAGCAGGCCGAAGGTACCGATTCCGCTGTCTTTGGTCTCGAACTCACCGAACCCGGCAAGTATCTCATCTTTGCCACCGACGTCGCATTCCCCAACGTCGGCGACGACGAAGCCGAGCTGGAATATACCGGCGGCGACTTCACCATCTCCGTCACGGCCGCCGAGTAGGCATCCTTTCGCCGAAACGCCCCCGCTGCTTCAAGTTGCCGGGGGCGTTTGATTTTATCGCCATCGTCCAGTTGCCGGCTTAAGTTGGCGATCTCGCCAGATGAGTCTAAAATTAAGGGCGAGTCGTTTCGGGAGAAGATGCCACATGGTTGATCGTCGGTTAATCGCGCAGCTTGACAGTCTCGAGCCTGATAAGCGCAAAGTCGCCGTGCAGCAGCTTGCGCGCAGCAAAGATATGGACGCGATCCGCTATCTTGAGGCCACCGAGCGGAGTGACTCGGATTCCAGCGTCCGCGACCTCGCCCGCAAGGCTATCGTCTATATCAAACGCCAGAACGAAGAATCCGGCGCATCAAGTCCGGCCAGCACTCCCGCAGAACCACAGGCTCCCGCCGGAAAGTCGCGCTATGCGGCCGGCAGCATCATGGCTGAATACGCCAACCGGCAGCCTGAACCTTACGACGAGCCGATGGAGCCGCAGGAACCGGTCGAAGCTCCCAAAGCGAAGCCTGTCTCTGTTTCCGAGTCGCGCCAGAGAAACGCCAAGGGCGCCGTCGATATGGCCGGCCGTGCCGCCTTCAACGAAGACAACGGCCGCGCCGCCAAGTATCTGGTCGAAGCCTTCAAACAGAACCCGAACCTCCAGTTCGATCCTTACGCGGTGGGTCTTGCGGCCACTGTGACTGGTCTCTATAAGACCGATGCTGTGCAGGCCATTCTGGATGGCTCCGCGCTGGATTTGTTCGACAAGAATGAGCTTCAGGGCAAGAAGAAGATCGTTGACCCGTCAAAAGAAGCCGACGGAGTCGATGTGCCGCCTGCGGGTTGGGGGACGGCTCTGGTCGATCTGTTCATGTACGGCCTGATCAACGCTGTGATCGTCGGTGTCACCGTGATCGCGTTGATCCAGGTTATTGTATCGGTGCTGAGCAATGATCCCACGCTCAAGGCGCAGCTTGCCCAAAGTCAACTAACGCTCGCAACCGTCATCGATCAGGTTGCCGCTTTTGCCATCCTGTCCCTTGTCGTCTATGCGCTGGTCTACGGCCTGATGATGATGGTGGCCCTGCTGATCCAGTCCTTCCTGATTCATGTTGCCGCCCGCATGGTTCTTGGCGGCGAAGGCACCATGCCGAACCTGATCCACCGTACGGCACTCTTCCTCGGCTTCATGGCAGCGCTGATCACCATCGTGCAGATCGGCGGGTTCTTCCTGCCCATCGTCTCCGACCCGGCTATCGGCATCGCCATCTGGGCTCTGGGCTTCTTCTTGTCGGTGTATACGCTGATCGGTTACAGCAGCCGCATCGGCAAAGCCTATGACATGGGAGGCGGCAAAGGCTGCGCTGCGCTGTTCCTGAGTACGGTTTTGATCGGCCTCGTCAGTTTGGCCTGTGTCGTCGTGCTCACCCAGTCGGGTCTGGTCGTCATCAGCAATCTCCTGAGCCTGACACCTGTGCCCTAGGTCAGATGTTCGAATCAACTGACATTTGCCCCAGCACGGTCACTATTGGGGTATCATAGTTACGGATTATGCCGATGAAAGGGCAGTCGGATGGTCGACCGCGCACTTGTGAGTCAGCTCCAGAGTATGAACGCCGGCCAGCGGCGTGAAGCGATAATGGCACTGGGCCGCACCAAAGATCGTGCCGCCATCCCGCATCTCTCGCGTGTTGCGGAAACTGACCCGGACGACGAACTTCGCGAATTGGCCCGCAAAGCCGCAATCTACATCGACAAACATGCCCCGGTCGTCAACGTCAAACCGTTTAAGATGCCCTGGGACGATGAGGAAGAATCGGAGCAGGCAGCTGACTCCGAGCCGATGAGTGCCGCAGCGACAGCCGCCCTGACCGATTACGAACCGCCAACGCCGGAAGACATCGCCGAAACGCAGGATCTTGAATGGGCGGAACGCTTCATCGAGCGCGCATGGCAGGCACACTACACCAGCGACCGCGAAGGCGCCGAGATGTATCTGCGCAAAGCGTTCGAACGCGCTCCGGTAATCGCCGAACAGGACAGTGTGCGTGAGGCTGCCGGCAAGATCATGGGGATGAACCCGGATCGTGCCGTCAATGCGCTGCTCAAACCGAAGACCATGCGCCGTGGCGGGAAGCCCGACACCCAGAGCATCCGTCCCCCGTCGACGACCCGGACGACCGGCTCGATCAAGACCACGCCAATCACCCCGACGACCGGCTCGATTAAGACCACGCCGGCCACCCGGACGACCGGTTCGATCAAGACCATGCCGGCCGGTAGGACGACGGGATCGATCAGGATCATGCCGCCGGATGAAAGACCTCAAAAAACCGTTGACGAGATTGAAGACGGGTCGATGGGAACTATGTTCTTCGACCTGTTCATCTACTTCATCATCGCCTTTGTCATCAACCTGGTCGTCTTGCTTATCTTCCAGCGCCTTCTGCTGGAACAGCTAAACTCCACGACCTTTGCGCCGGATAACTATACTGCGACCTACTCGCGGGATCTGCTCCTGTATGTCAACGAGGGTGGCATCCAGGGGATCGCGGTATCGTCCGCGCTCTCGGCCCTGCTGACTATCCTGCAAACCCTATTCTATTGGTTCATCACCCATGTCGTCGCGACAACGCTCTTGGGCGGCAATTCAACCTTCCCGCGCCTGATCCGCAAAACCTATTTGTACTTTGCACTCTCGACACCGGTCTTGGTCGCCCTGCTGGTCGTTGGCGTCTTCCTCGCGGCGCTCCTGGATGATCCGACAGTACTACAGACTGCGCTGGCGATTGCGATCTTGGGCAGCGTCTTCCTGCTCGCCTGGCGCATCGGGGTTGCCTATCGCTTCGATTTCGCGCGGGGCTGCTTCACCATGATCCTGACCTCGATTGCGTTAGCGTGCTGTGCCGTCACCGTCGTCATCGCCCTGATCGCAGCGGGTGTCGGGCCGTTCGCGGCTATTGCCGACCAGCTTGCCCGCCGTTAATGCCTG is a genomic window containing:
- a CDS encoding YIP1 family protein, with the translated sequence MVDRRLIAQLDSLEPDKRKVAVQQLARSKDMDAIRYLEATERSDSDSSVRDLARKAIVYIKRQNEESGASSPASTPAEPQAPAGKSRYAAGSIMAEYANRQPEPYDEPMEPQEPVEAPKAKPVSVSESRQRNAKGAVDMAGRAAFNEDNGRAAKYLVEAFKQNPNLQFDPYAVGLAATVTGLYKTDAVQAILDGSALDLFDKNELQGKKKIVDPSKEADGVDVPPAGWGTALVDLFMYGLINAVIVGVTVIALIQVIVSVLSNDPTLKAQLAQSQLTLATVIDQVAAFAILSLVVYALVYGLMMMVALLIQSFLIHVAARMVLGGEGTMPNLIHRTALFLGFMAALITIVQIGGFFLPIVSDPAIGIAIWALGFFLSVYTLIGYSSRIGKAYDMGGGKGCAALFLSTVLIGLVSLACVVVLTQSGLVVISNLLSLTPVP
- a CDS encoding HEAT repeat domain-containing protein; translation: MVDRALVSQLQSMNAGQRREAIMALGRTKDRAAIPHLSRVAETDPDDELRELARKAAIYIDKHAPVVNVKPFKMPWDDEEESEQAADSEPMSAAATAALTDYEPPTPEDIAETQDLEWAERFIERAWQAHYTSDREGAEMYLRKAFERAPVIAEQDSVREAAGKIMGMNPDRAVNALLKPKTMRRGGKPDTQSIRPPSTTRTTGSIKTTPITPTTGSIKTTPATRTTGSIKTMPAGRTTGSIRIMPPDERPQKTVDEIEDGSMGTMFFDLFIYFIIAFVINLVVLLIFQRLLLEQLNSTTFAPDNYTATYSRDLLLYVNEGGIQGIAVSSALSALLTILQTLFYWFITHVVATTLLGGNSTFPRLIRKTYLYFALSTPVLVALLVVGVFLAALLDDPTVLQTALAIAILGSVFLLAWRIGVAYRFDFARGCFTMILTSIALACCAVTVVIALIAAGVGPFAAIADQLARR